A window from Leishmania mexicana MHOM/GT/2001/U1103 complete genome, chromosome 33 encodes these proteins:
- a CDS encoding cysteine peptidase, Clan CF, family C15,putative, which produces MLHSKAGIVVFITGYGPFATVKVNPSSDIALRVVEDLKRHPDVAEVRYTELDVSVTAVAAYFERVEREIAEIIAEHGAVKVKILLCHLGVHNDTTGLIRVEVQGYNELFANVPDVDGKVLNHEPIAPEDGPIEVFHESWFGKEGSPQFEKLESLIQEVNDTIAESWHHSRTGAVTNNEMTSVEPNRKDMMMPAFQAPSWAISRDAGRYLCNCALYRALRLQERNPGVVYGIFIHVVDPIRGKTEIEGGPIVAYNPTTMVQSVQVKCLMNGLLSLMTS; this is translated from the coding sequence ATGCTGCACTCCAAGGCGGGCATCGTCGTATTCATCACGGGCTACGGACCCTTCGCCACTGTGAAGGTGAACCCCAGCTCCGACATTGCCCTTCGGGTCGTGGAGGACCTGAAGCGTCACCCCGACGTAGCAGAGGTGCGGTACACGGAGCTGGATGTCAGCGTGACAGCCGTCGCGGCGTACTTCgagagggtggagagggaaATTGCCGAAATCATTGCCGAACACGGCGCCGTCAAGGTGAAGATCCTTCTCTGCCACCTAGGTGTTCACAATGACACAACGGGGCTCATCCGCGTCGAGGTGCAGGGCTACAACGAGCTTTTTGCGAACGTCCCTGACGTGGACGGTAAGGTGCTCAATCACGAGCCCATTGCACCGGAGGACGGCCCGATTGAAGTGTTTCACGAGAGCTGGTTCGGCAAGGAGGGCTCTCCGCAGTTTGAGAAGCTGGAGAGCTTGATTCAGGAGGTGAACGATACGATTGCCGAGTCATGGCATCACTCTAGAACGGGTGCTGTGACTAACAATGAGATGACATCAGTGGAGCCGAACAGGAAGGACATGATGATGCCAGCGTTTCAGGCGCCGAGCTGGGCAATTTCGCGCGACGCCGGGCGCTACCTGTGCAACTGCGCCCTCTATCGCGCGCTGCGACTTCAGGAAAGGAACCCGGGTGTTGTCTATGGCATCTTCATTCACGTTGTCGATCCGATTCGCGGCAAGACGGAGATCGAGGGCGGACCGATTGTGGCTTACAACCCAACGACGATGGTGCAGTCGGTGCAAGTGAAGTGTCTCATGAACGGCCTGCTGTCTTTGATGACCTCGTGA